From Lagopus muta isolate bLagMut1 chromosome 15, bLagMut1 primary, whole genome shotgun sequence, the proteins below share one genomic window:
- the C1QTNF8 gene encoding complement C1q tumor necrosis factor-related protein 8 isoform X2, which yields MKMSAVFLLLLVSIPSSTAVQDLPRREPRRLSCVRCCGPSEQPVSIVSSRYTRMSSDPASSVPKVQPTIDITILKGEKGEMGEKGYPGAAGKEGERGLRGFNGRKGQKGQPGPQGHSCKQLYAAFSVGRRKPLHSSDYFQHVIFDTEFVNLYKHFNMFSGKFFCYVPGIYYFSLNVHTWNFKETYLHLMKNEEEMVILYAQPSDRSIMQSQSLMLDLQEGDEVWVRMFKRERENAIYSEESDVYIIFNGHLIKPAVE from the exons ATGAAGATGAGCGCTGTGTTCCTCCTGCTCCTGGTGTCCATCCCCAGCTCCACAGCAGTGCAGGACCTGCCGAGGCGGGAGCCACGGCGCCTGTCGTGTGTGCGATGCTGCGGACCCTCAGAGCAGCCCGTCTCCATCGTCTCCTCACGATACACGAGGATGAGCAGTGATCCTGCTTCCTCGGTACCCAAAGTGCAGCCAACCATAGACATCACCATCCTCAAAG GTGAGAAGggggaaatgggagaaaaagggtaccctggagcagctgggaaggaaggagagagagggcTACGTGGTTTCAATGGACGAAAGGGCCAGAAAGGCCAGCCTGGCCCCCAAGGCCATTCATGCAAGCAGCTCTATGCTGCCTTCTCAGTGGGTCGCAGAAAGCCCTTGCATAGCTCAGACTACTTCCAGCACGTCATTTTCGACACCGAGTTTGTGAACCTCTACAAGCATTTCAACATGTTCTCAGGGAAGTTCTTCTGCTACGTGCCAGGAATCTACTACTTCAGCCTCAATGTCCACACTTGGAACTTCAAGGAGACCTATCTGCACCTGATGAAGAACGAGGAGGAGATGGTGATCCTCTATGCCCAGCCCAGTGACCGGAGCATCATGCAGAGCCAGAGCCTGATGCTGGACCTGCAGGAGGGAGACGAGGTCTGGGTGAGGATGTTTAAGCGGGAGAGAGAAAACGCCATCTATAGTGAGGAGTCTGATGTTTACATCATCTTCAATGGCCATTTAATCAAGCCAGCTGTAGAGTAG
- the C1QTNF8 gene encoding complement C1q tumor necrosis factor-related protein 8 isoform X1 codes for MNSSCLQCLSSAQRWLGFNSKCPCKLSQMKMSAVFLLLLVSIPSSTAVQDLPRREPRRLSCVRCCGPSEQPVSIVSSRYTRMSSDPASSVPKVQPTIDITILKGEKGEMGEKGYPGAAGKEGERGLRGFNGRKGQKGQPGPQGHSCKQLYAAFSVGRRKPLHSSDYFQHVIFDTEFVNLYKHFNMFSGKFFCYVPGIYYFSLNVHTWNFKETYLHLMKNEEEMVILYAQPSDRSIMQSQSLMLDLQEGDEVWVRMFKRERENAIYSEESDVYIIFNGHLIKPAVE; via the exons ATGAACTCTTCCTGCTTGCAGTgcctgagctcagcacagcgATGGCTGGGATTTAATTCCAAGTGCCCCTGCAAG CTGTCTCAGATGAAGATGAGCGCTGTGTTCCTCCTGCTCCTGGTGTCCATCCCCAGCTCCACAGCAGTGCAGGACCTGCCGAGGCGGGAGCCACGGCGCCTGTCGTGTGTGCGATGCTGCGGACCCTCAGAGCAGCCCGTCTCCATCGTCTCCTCACGATACACGAGGATGAGCAGTGATCCTGCTTCCTCGGTACCCAAAGTGCAGCCAACCATAGACATCACCATCCTCAAAG GTGAGAAGggggaaatgggagaaaaagggtaccctggagcagctgggaaggaaggagagagagggcTACGTGGTTTCAATGGACGAAAGGGCCAGAAAGGCCAGCCTGGCCCCCAAGGCCATTCATGCAAGCAGCTCTATGCTGCCTTCTCAGTGGGTCGCAGAAAGCCCTTGCATAGCTCAGACTACTTCCAGCACGTCATTTTCGACACCGAGTTTGTGAACCTCTACAAGCATTTCAACATGTTCTCAGGGAAGTTCTTCTGCTACGTGCCAGGAATCTACTACTTCAGCCTCAATGTCCACACTTGGAACTTCAAGGAGACCTATCTGCACCTGATGAAGAACGAGGAGGAGATGGTGATCCTCTATGCCCAGCCCAGTGACCGGAGCATCATGCAGAGCCAGAGCCTGATGCTGGACCTGCAGGAGGGAGACGAGGTCTGGGTGAGGATGTTTAAGCGGGAGAGAGAAAACGCCATCTATAGTGAGGAGTCTGATGTTTACATCATCTTCAATGGCCATTTAATCAAGCCAGCTGTAGAGTAG